The following are encoded together in the Daucus carota subsp. sativus chromosome 5, DH1 v3.0, whole genome shotgun sequence genome:
- the LOC108221368 gene encoding protein FAR1-RELATED SEQUENCE 5-like: MEKIKKYIWSSTIEPAEFEEGWKSVMDEFKLEDHAWLSYLYAMRESWIPAYFRDKPMYGLIRTTSRSESENFFFSQFHQSGSTLSEFYIRFESAMDKQRNETKNLNHVDSSAKPATISTLFLEDDAAELYTREIFYKIQEEILAARDDMRIQTIGPEINGMKCYEMKDVKMKDKLFKVEVSRTHANCSCKKFLMCGILCRHAFCALNHFEVVKIPRRLVLNRWMKNAENKASLQMFGLLDDHQNKESVSAELANVWFTFHKCVTVAGIDLVKLKQISTTVKELHVSFVNDGASFNKKDFLGNLIGNKPVGEITIHPPVQCKNKGSGLKRLLSEREKAIKQVEKKKRKCKLCGSTVHDQRTCPKKKKIVEEEVMNGVDTEL; the protein is encoded by the exons ATGGAAAAGATAAAAAAGTATATATGGTCATCAACGATAGAGCCTGCTGAGTTTGAGGAGGGTTGGAAATCCGTAATGGATGAGTTTAAGTTGGAAGATCATGCTTGGTTATCATATTTGTATGCTATGAGGGAGTCATGGATCCCTGCATATTTTCGTGATAAACCAATGTATGGGCTGATTAGGACGACGTCGAGGTCGGAGAgtgaaaactttttttttagcCAGTTTCATCAAAGTGGAAGTACATTGTCCGAGTTTTACATTCGGTTCGAAAGTGCCATGGATAAACAACGTAATGAAACTAAGAATTTGAATCATGTGGATTCATCTGCCAAACCAGCCACAATTTCTACATTATTTCTTGAGGATGATGCAGCAGAGTTGTACACTCGtgaaattttttacaaaattcaagAGGAAATTTTGGCAGCTCGTGATGATATGCGAATTCAAACTATTGGTCCTGAGATTAATGGTATGAAGTGTTATGAAATGAAGGACGTGAAAATGAAAGATAAGCTTTTCAAG GTTGAAGTTAGCAGAACACATGCTAATTGCTCCTGTAAGAAATTTCTTATGTGTGGGATTCTTTGTCGGCATGCATTTTGTGCACTTAATCATTTCGAAGTGGTAAAGATACCTAGGCGTCTTGTTCTCAACCGGTGGATGAAAAATGCAGAAAATAAGGCTTCACTACAAATGTTTGGCTTATTGGATGATCATCAGAACAAGGAATCTGTTTCTGCAGAATTAGCAAATGTGTGGTTTACATTTCACAAGTGTGTGACTGTAGCAGGGATAGATCTTGTCAAACTTAAGCAAATCAGTACCACAGTAAAGGAATTACATGTATCTTTCGTTAATGATGGTGCAAGCTTTAACAAGAAAGATTTCTTGGGGAACTTGATAGGTAACAAACCAGTTGGGGAGATAACCATTCATCCACCAGTACAATGCAAGAATAAAGGGTCCGGTCTGAAGAGGCTTCTTAGCGAAAGGGAGAAAGCGATAAAACAAGTTGAAAAAAAGAAGCGGAAATGCAAACTCTGTGGTTCTACTGTTCATGACCAAAGAACATGccctaaaaagaagaaaattgtTGAAGAGGAAGTTATGAATGGAGTGGATACAGAGCTATGA